In Treponema sp. OMZ 798, the following proteins share a genomic window:
- a CDS encoding Fic family protein — translation MNKIKYISVKETAKRWQISERSVRNYCLQGRIAGALLEGKTWKIPSDAKKPHRKTRHTAKQDTLLSFLKREKEAGLKGGIYHKIQIDLTYNSNHIEGSKLTHEQTRFIFETRTLGVTDDVVRVDDIVETVNHFHCIDLIIEGAHTKLSESFIKQLHYVLKYGTTDSRKSWFKVGDYKMLENEVGGDETTKPADVAAEMKALLTEYNLKAKITFDDVLDFHVRFEAIHPFQDGNGRIGRLIMFKECLKHNIVPFIITEELKIYYYRGIKKWKNERGYLRDTCLTGQDLMKQYLDYFGIMYD, via the coding sequence ATGAATAAGATAAAATACATATCTGTTAAAGAAACTGCAAAGCGCTGGCAAATCAGTGAACGTAGTGTAAGAAATTACTGCTTGCAGGGTAGAATTGCGGGGGCTCTATTAGAAGGTAAAACATGGAAAATCCCTTCCGATGCAAAAAAGCCTCATCGAAAAACTCGTCATACAGCAAAACAAGATACTCTCTTATCATTTCTTAAACGTGAAAAAGAAGCCGGTCTGAAAGGCGGAATTTATCACAAAATTCAGATTGACCTTACTTATAATTCAAATCACATCGAAGGTTCAAAACTTACCCACGAGCAGACTCGATTCATTTTTGAAACAAGAACTCTTGGCGTTACAGATGACGTTGTTAGAGTTGATGATATTGTTGAAACAGTCAATCATTTTCATTGTATTGATTTAATAATAGAAGGTGCACATACGAAACTTTCAGAAAGTTTTATAAAACAGCTTCATTATGTTCTAAAGTACGGTACAACTGATAGCCGAAAATCATGGTTTAAGGTTGGGGATTATAAAATGCTGGAAAACGAAGTGGGCGGTGATGAAACTACAAAACCTGCGGATGTTGCAGCAGAGATGAAAGCATTATTAACGGAATACAATTTAAAAGCCAAGATCACTTTTGATGACGTCTTAGATTTTCATGTCCGATTTGAAGCTATTCATCCATTTCAAGACGGTAATGGCCGTATTGGAAGATTAATAATGTTCAAGGAATGTCTTAAACATAATATTGTCCCTTTCATAATTACTGAAGAACTAAAAATTTACTATTACAGAGGAATTAAAAAGTGGAAAAATGAAAGAGGTTATTTAAGAGACACTTGTCTTACCGGACAGGATTTAATGAAGCAATATTTGGATTATTTCGGTATTATGTATGATTAA
- a CDS encoding nucleotide exchange factor GrpE, which translates to MSKNHEKQAENKQAVKEDLEKDLQPKGESAVKDEQGAVCCCEASKENPQEEKAEQNASTGETCGKETENDEASELAKKLEELEAQCKDWQDQYLRKAADFENYRKRMIREKQEAIDYANSNLLLDLVQVLDDFDRAIDAGNNAGKNQGGEAANNAFVEGVVMIKNQMVSMLSSKYGLSYYPAKGEAFDPNLHEAVSMIQSPDVKEAVVGEELQKGYKLKERVIRHSKVMVLMPAQKQDEKKAEESESADKTNEK; encoded by the coding sequence ATGAGTAAGAATCATGAAAAGCAGGCCGAAAACAAACAGGCGGTGAAGGAAGACCTTGAAAAAGACCTTCAGCCTAAGGGTGAGTCTGCCGTGAAAGATGAACAAGGGGCCGTATGTTGTTGTGAAGCTTCAAAAGAAAATCCTCAAGAAGAAAAAGCAGAGCAAAACGCTTCTACCGGCGAAACATGCGGAAAAGAAACGGAAAATGATGAGGCTTCTGAGCTTGCAAAAAAACTTGAAGAATTGGAAGCTCAATGTAAGGACTGGCAGGATCAGTATTTGCGCAAGGCCGCGGACTTTGAAAACTACCGCAAGCGCATGATTAGGGAAAAGCAGGAAGCTATCGACTATGCAAACAGCAATCTGCTTTTGGATCTTGTACAGGTTCTGGATGATTTTGACAGAGCTATCGATGCAGGTAATAATGCCGGCAAAAATCAAGGCGGAGAAGCCGCAAACAATGCCTTTGTTGAAGGCGTTGTGATGATAAAAAACCAAATGGTTTCTATGCTGAGTTCGAAGTACGGCCTTAGCTATTACCCCGCAAAGGGAGAAGCCTTTGACCCGAATCTTCACGAAGCGGTTTCGATGATTCAGTCTCCCGATGTAAAAGAGGCTGTTGTAGGAGAAGAGCTCCAAAAGGGCTATAAACTAAAGGAAAGAGTGATCCGTCACTCCAAGGTAATGGTCTTAATGCCTGCCCAAAAGCAGGATGAAAAAAAGGCGGAAGAAAGCGAATCCGCCGATAAAACAAACGAAAAATAG